A genome region from Hippopotamus amphibius kiboko isolate mHipAmp2 chromosome 1, mHipAmp2.hap2, whole genome shotgun sequence includes the following:
- the LOC130831376 gene encoding small proline-rich protein 2E-like, with amino-acid sequence MSYQQQQCKQPCHPPPVCPPKCPEPCPPPPCPEPCPPIKCPDPCPPQQCQQKCPPVPPPQPCEPKCPPKCK; translated from the coding sequence ATGTCTTATCAACAGCAGCAGTGCAAGCAGCCCTGCCATCCACCTCCAGTGTGCCCACCAAAGTGCCCTGAGCCTTGCCCACCTCCACCGTGTCCTGAGCCTTGCCCACCTATAAAGTGTCCTGATCCTTGCCCACCTCAGCAGTGCCAGCAGAAATGCCCTCCTGTGCCACCTCCCCAACCATGCGAGCCGAAGTGCCCACCCAAGTGCAAGTAA
- the LOC130846254 gene encoding small proline-rich protein 2E-like, whose protein sequence is MSYQQQQCKQPCHPPPVCPPKCPEPCPPPPCPEPCPPIKCPEPCPPIKCPDPCPPQQCQQKCPPVPPPQPCEPKCPPKCK, encoded by the coding sequence ATGTCTTATCAACAGCAGCAGTGCAAGCAGCCCTGCCATCCACCTCCAGTGTGCCCACCAAAGTGCCCTGAGCCTTGCCCACCTCCACCATGTCCTGAGCCTTGCCCACCTATAAAGTGTCCAGAGCCTTGTCCACCTATAAAGTGTCCTGATCCTTGCCCACCTCAGCAGTGCCAGCAGAAATGCCCTCCTGTGCCACCTCCCCAACCATGCGAGCCAAAGTGCCCACCCAAGTGCAAGTAA